A genomic window from Flavobacterium johnsoniae includes:
- a CDS encoding helix-turn-helix domain-containing protein: protein MENYYLKIKEYRLQNNHTPEYVAIQMEMSVKTYEKIENGMVDLKLSKLDRLVKILGIKKSQIFQLEN from the coding sequence ATGGAAAATTACTACTTAAAGATTAAAGAGTATCGGTTGCAGAATAATCATACTCCTGAATATGTAGCTATTCAAATGGAAATGAGTGTAAAAACATACGAGAAAATCGAAAACGGAATGGTCGACCTTAAGTTGTCAAAACTAGATCGATTAGTTAAGATTCTTGGCATCAAAAAAAGTCAAATTTTTCAATTAGAAAATTAA
- a CDS encoding T9SS type A sorting domain-containing protein: MKYPRLRHINLIIIMMFFVPFVGISQSNDNLMETIITSGNNATGTSGTVAYSIGQVFYTYMGVDAVYNVAQGIQQQVKDETLDTPDVEEPAKAEMFVYPNPTADFVNISMNGIELEGGQRSYRLYDIQARLLKQNTINQADTQVSLNNLSPSIYILVVYVDNKILKSFKIIKN; this comes from the coding sequence GTGAAGTATCCGCGCTTGAGACATATAAACCTAATCATTATAATGATGTTTTTCGTTCCTTTTGTAGGAATTAGTCAAAGTAATGATAATTTAATGGAAACTATAATTACGTCTGGAAACAATGCAACGGGAACTTCTGGAACAGTAGCTTATTCAATCGGGCAAGTATTTTACACTTATATGGGAGTGGATGCCGTTTACAATGTAGCTCAAGGAATTCAACAGCAAGTTAAAGACGAAACATTAGACACCCCAGATGTAGAAGAACCTGCTAAAGCTGAAATGTTTGTTTACCCAAATCCGACCGCAGACTTTGTTAATATAAGTATGAATGGAATAGAATTGGAAGGTGGACAGCGATCGTACAGACTTTACGATATCCAAGCAAGGCTTTTAAAACAAAATACAATCAATCAAGCTGATACCCAAGTCAGTTTAAATAATCTTAGCCCATCTATATATATACTTGTAGTATATGTGGATAATAAGATTTTGAAATCATTTAAAATAATTAAAAATTAA
- a CDS encoding helix-turn-helix transcriptional regulator: MKYSVYENIRKIRELKNFTREYVAAELKMSTSGYGKIERGDVDLTVSKLIEISKVLEVSIEFIFKFDVSIFFSETR; the protein is encoded by the coding sequence ATGAAATATAGTGTATACGAAAATATTAGAAAAATAAGAGAATTAAAAAACTTCACCCGAGAGTACGTAGCTGCGGAATTAAAAATGAGCACCAGCGGTTACGGGAAAATCGAAAGAGGTGATGTTGATTTAACAGTTTCTAAATTGATAGAAATTTCAAAAGTTTTAGAGGTCTCAATTGAGTTCATATTTAAATTCGATGTTTCCATTTTTTTTAGTGAAACTAGATGA